The Salvia miltiorrhiza cultivar Shanhuang (shh) chromosome 2, IMPLAD_Smil_shh, whole genome shotgun sequence DNA window AAACTAGCTCATTGTTCATGcatacttgattttattttttatgtggaTAATAGAATGCATGGTCGAGGTTAAGATTTGTAGGTCAGTCAGTATGTCTTGTTTTCAAATCAATCGACATTTATTGTATGGCCTTACTGCAACTGTACTTTCCCTATCTTGAATCATTTTCTGCGGGAGATGGATGCTCTAACAAGTGGATGTGGAAAATTCTGCATTTGGAGAATTTTATAATTCTTTGCTTTATAATGGCAAAATGTGACCCTTGTTTAAACTTTAAATGGGAAAGGGAATAGATATCTGTGTGACCAACTATTTTGAaagctacttttttttttaacataggAAGAGGTCAAATAACTCAGACCACTAGAAGGGGCTGGGACCAAATTTATACTTGTGGTTGTATTTGAACCTTGTTGTGTCACTTTGAGCATTAGTTTCAGCTGATGACATGAGATTCTTCATTGCCGTGTAAATTACAAGCATGATAATGGCGCCATAAATTTTTTCGATATTCCATGTCCACAAAAGGTTAGAATGATCTTATCGAGTTTGATAATACCTTAACACTGTAGAGATGCATTGTTGATTATTCTTCACACACCATTAATTAGGgcgtgtttgctttttatcactctaaatagagggataacaaaaatttatgtctttaaatatttgttttcttattccacattttacacaaataccatttttccttccttattttcatttcaaggagcgataatattatcacaccaaaatagagggataatatttgtgtaaaatgaaaataaggaaggaaaaatggtatttgtgtaaaatgtggaataaaaaatcaaacatttaaagacataaatttttgttatccctccatttagagggataaaaagcaaacacacccttacaATTAGCCACGTGTGAACAAACCCAACATAATTCGGAAACTGAACCTCACCGGACCAAAAATGTCGGTTCAGATTGTAGCTATTCATTATGGTTTGGTTGAAATTTTCAAATctggattattttatttcggCAAAAAATTGCAGTTTCAACTTGAACTGAAAAGAGTATTTTGATGCGtgtatttatgtttttttattcttaattttaagaataagAATTGACTATGAAGTAATTGATGTTTGGAAGAAATTGAAATATCACTGAATGCCAATAATCTTGCTATCTATTTCTTAAATTGTGCCTCGACATTTTTGGTTgagtttttttggtttttttggatttttttttttttttgaggtaacATGTTTGGTTGATTTATTCGACCTTGTTTACGCGTTTCATAAATCGTTATCTTCGCTGATCAATTTAACTTCCAAATCCATGCGTGGTTCCACTTTAATATAGCACCTCAACTAAAATGTAAGAAATTCAGTAGTATTCCATTGACATGTTATGGTATATTGCACATAAATCACAAGGCACAATATGCAAGTAATTAGcataccaaattaaaatacatataaCCTATAACATAGCAAAACAGAGTTTGGCACTATAATGGGAAATGCAGAAACATAATATATCCAAGCTCAAACTCAAAATATGACCAATTTCGCTACACAGCCTGCACCATAGCAGGTTGCAAGGCCTTAAGGCCATCGACATCTTCATGAGATTGAGGGCCGGCACCCGACTCATCTGGTGTGATTGGAGTGACAACTTCATCCTCAACATTGAGGCAGATGGCTTCAAATATAAGCTCCTTAACTTCTTCCAACCTCTCTTCTGAGAGGGAAACCTCTGCCAGAAGCCGCCAGGCATTCTCCTCGGATGCCTCTTCATAGTCCACCTTTCGTTTCAACACCATGTGCCCGCTTATCTCCCAAACAGCCGGATTAACTTGAGTGTCGAGAAGCTCGGAGCTCACTTCCCCTAGAGCCTGTTTCTCTGCATAACACTGTTTGTTTTCACAACCCAAGATTAGAATAGGCCAACACTATGCAAATTCATCAAATGAGAGTTTCATGAAGCAATGAAGAAAAATTCTTCACCTGTGGGAAGAGAAAGATTCGTTTCCCACAATCAGCAATGAGCACATTGTGGGGAATGTTGTTCTCTTGCAGGCAGATGCAGGAGTCCGAGACAACATTGGATAACTCTTCCATAGTCTTGCCACCCTCGAAAACAAACCCTCTGACCGGATAGTTGAGGATATTAGAGATTTCAACGCCACCATTTGTTGTGGTTATCTTCTTAGAAGACGCCTTTTCTATAGGGAAAGGCATCTCTAAGTAATAGGCCTGAAAGTGGAGGTGATTGATGGTTGCGAATGCGCCCAAGCTATTGTAACCCAAGCGGAAGTAGGGGTTTCCGACTTCAGTAGCCATGTAGAGAGCGAGCAAGAAGCTCTGGCGGTCAATCCTCTGAGGCAAGCATTCAAATATCCGAGGGATGAGCAACACGTGCCCGTATTCAATTGGGCTAACCTGTTGAATCATACACAAGCATCCATCAGTAAACTATATCAAGCCAATAGGACAATGAAATCCAAACACGAGATATGAAACATACGTTAATGGCAACAACAGTGGGGGAGTTATCAACATCAATGGGCTTGTTTGGAAAGAAGTGGACTGCATTGTCCTCACTGGCCTCAAACTGAAACAGCACCTCCTCTTGCCCGACTTTTGTGAAGTTGAACTTGCTCTCGTCAAAGGGCTGAAGGACCTTGTCTACACGAAACTCAGTCGGCCTCTTCTTGAGATGCCGGCCCTCATTCAGCTGCGCAACAAATCCATACTTCCCGGGAATCACCTATAAATCATATCATTATCATCATCAATAAACAAACAATCAACCTTGAGTTGCAGTTCCTGATCCGAAACCAGATTCGTTCGCGTATAAGGGCACGTACCTTGGTTTCACAAGCAGTGACATCATAGCGAAAGAGGCCTCTCTCCATTCGATCCTCCCACTGCCACCAAGAAAATCAAGAATATTTCGAAATTCAAGCATTACTTTTCTAGTAAAAcaaacaattgatacaaaaaatataattataccTCCCCAATTAGAAGAGAATCCAGGAAGTCTGCTTGAAGCTCTTTCTTCTCATCAGTGGCAACAGAATCCTTTTCCATAACAACATTGCTCGCCTTCTTAAAAGCGTAGAGAGGTAATTTTGCCCCTAAAAAGACGAAAAAAGATCCGTAAAAAAAAACCTAACAATTGGGCTCAATCGAATTCAACTGAACAAAAGATCAAACACCTGGTAGGCAGCAGTTTCTAAGGCAATTGCGGCCGCAGCCGTCCTCCGAATCCTCCTTTTGGTAGTTGGAGACGACAGTGGGAACCCTCTTGATCCTCAACATCATTTTGAAAAATCTACTTTTTTTCCAATTTAAGACTACTTGATTTTGTTTTCAATATACACTAGAACAATATAGCAGGAACAAAAAACTAGAAGCTACGTAGCTAGCAACCGCCGCCGGCGAGGAAGAGGAGGTCGGAGGGTTTGCCGCCTTCGGCGGGAGAAGCGCCACGTCCGCCGTTCGGCGAAGGGTTGGTCTCTGTCAAACAACCCTTGCGTCGAACTGCTCGGACATGTAGGAGTGGCCGGTTTGCTTGATATATAGCCGTGATTGGTGACAATGTTTCTTCCAGGGAGTTAAGCCCCTCTCAACAccaagagagggagagagaatgcTGAATTTGTTTGAGAATTATATGGTCATTCGATTGATTGGAGAAGAAGGCCAAGGGTGTTTAAGACTACCCACAGTCGTGACACTCACCCAACCCAACCTTACtccactttttaataaaatattcatttctctctcatccaccTACACAACCCACAACCTAACACAATTTTTACTCCCAATGGTGACACCAACCCAAcctacatattttttcttttcactttatttttaaattatcttaatatctaaaataaaatataaatataaattaaatatttatttattatatttaataaataaaataaatattttttaaacaaaattgtaattatattataattaaacattgtcatatattataattgatatttaactcaatcacaaaggaagattacaagaattaaacatacaactgaaattaaatataGCAAAGTACAATACGTGACTTTGAGATTACAACTGAAATTAAACATACAACTGGAAATTCTTTGAGATGTAGGGATCTGACTTAGATTTGGAGAAAATTGAGATTCATAAAATTGAGAATTTGGTTGATTTtcgaaatttggaaaaaaaggAGGAGTCGGATAAGATGAAAAATTTGCAGAATCTTGAGGATTAGGATAATCTTgggagttttgatgattttgagaaTTTGGATAATAATAATTGGGATAATTTGGATCCATAATGAAAATATAGTGaaatgaagaaagagagagttttTGTTTAGGTGTAAAAATATAGTGAAGTTaggctctatttatagagcaaaaaataagaaaaattttaatatattttttataaaaaaaaacattataaaattttatttattcaaatatttaatcaACCACTTAAAAATTGACAAGTGGCATAAAAAGGAGAAAAGTGGGAGGCGTGACACTGGGGCGGCAGATCCCCCAGGTCACCCATTTTGGATgacttttgatttaatttaattaccccATCTTTTTGTCGTTTCTGGTGACCCCCTCCTCGGGGTCACCGTTGGGGGTAGTCTAAGTAGTAGAGACAAGAGGAGGGTGTGGCTGTGCTTGGGCTGTGTCTATAACTGAACGCACAAggttttactccctccgtccacaatttaatgccctatttggttgtgggcacgaagattaagaaagctgaaaaaggtgttgtggtgaaatataagggtagttggctaaagtgataaaggtagttgactaaagtgataaagtgtagtaaatatagaatataaaagtgaaaaaggtgtttgaaggtgggtccattagtggcaaagggtagtaaatatagaaaaagtaggagagtaaaagggtacaaaaagcaaaaacagggcattaatttgtggacagTTTTTTAAAGCCAaacagggcattaaattgtggacggagagagtattagttTGATCAAGTGCAAAGGATTTCTGTTATTGTTATTTTAGGCTGAATAAAAAAGtttaatacatattttttttttgtggccGCTTATTTTTGTGACATTATGAGAACTTAAAGAAAAccataaatatgataattttataatatttgtaATTGTAAGCACAATCAAAACAAAATACATGGATGTTATATcaacatttttaaaattttattctgTTCCAAAAATTGCACAAATGGATCATACTTTGTCACAGTCCGCTATTCTTAATGGTGGTTTAGCTGCATttatgacttgggatgagaGTTAAAAAGCGTGGAAAGAAAGGACATTTACTTAACAtgaaaatattttgagaaaacaTGACATTAAAAGAAAGTAATAGGATCCTATTTGATCATTCAAATACTTACAAAACGTTCACATAAGGGTGACCTAATCGAGGGAGATTACCCAAGAAGATCAGGCGTTACCCGATAAATCGAGTAAGCCTCCATGGAAGCCACAGTGGGGGACACGATCTGTGGATGACTCGAGTGGCACCGATCGTTCAGAGCAAACCTTAAAGCAGGAAAACGAAGAGATGGCGCAGAATAATCCacaatacatgggagacttcacccgGCCCGTCATAAGGGACACTAACACCTCGGCTATTGTGCTCCCTACCGCAGTCAGAAATTACAACTTGAAGCCAAACGATTCAAGTTTGCTACCAATTTTCCACGGGATGCCGAACGAGGACGCCCTGCAGTTCATTCACGATTTTTGCACTCAAGTGCAAACCATCCCACTGCTGAATCTTACTGAGGATCAATTAAAGCTCAAGTTTTTCCCTTATGCACTTAAGGATAGGGccaggacgtggatgctatctctgccacCCAACTCCATAACCACTTGGGGGGAAGtttgtgagaagttcatgctgaaatactacccgaATCACCAGACACAGGAGATCAGAGctcaaataatgaacttcatctAAGGAACGGACGAGCCatttcatgaggcttgggaaagatttcaagaactcctccgccaatgcccgcaacatcaatttaccaatgtgatgttgatgcaattttcTACGACGGGCTAGTGCATACTTCCCAATTCATCatggacagcactgcaggagagAACATAGCTAGGAAGACTACAGACGAGCTAAAGGCAATATTCAAGACCTTAGCCGAGAGTTCCCAGCAGAAATCAGTCCGTAGAAATAAGGTTGAGGCCAGTGCTGTATCACAGACTAGCGAGCTGCAGAAACAGTTGGCTACACTTATGAGAGaatgttaggtcccggggggtctcgaataggtgtatggggggggggggagaaatacacctatgggctatttttacaaaatccttaatcagagggatctcaagatagagatctaaacgaaactttacacgcaaacaaagacacctgttgactgaaaacagttttgaccaaacagggttgacgactgatactgaacgcacttcagtaaggagttatcagttaagttgctggaacttaactgatgcacttatgggcttcagtcgagtttgctaaaacagagatgataacactcttcctgactatcaaaagatagatcagtcagactgatatcatacgcagtggaaattaaacttagtttcgcaatagcctcggttgagcacgttgttggtcttaggtttctctttgcagttaatcagtattcagtttatcaattgaaacaacacaagtaggaatgtaaaactgaaagctgtaaacaacacagagacttttacgtggttcggaaaaaccctttcctacatccacggtcggttgatcagaccaacaatccactccgcaagtgcttaacaggtgcactgcaaaccaagccgtgtgcttgccgggtgcacacaaccgtaccactgaagaaaacccttcttcagtacccacgctttactcgcgtcg harbors:
- the LOC131011520 gene encoding GDP-L-galactose phosphorylase 1-like is translated as MMLRIKRVPTVVSNYQKEDSEDGCGRNCLRNCCLPGAKLPLYAFKKASNVVMEKDSVATDEKKELQADFLDSLLIGEWEDRMERGLFRYDVTACETKVIPGKYGFVAQLNEGRHLKKRPTEFRVDKVLQPFDESKFNFTKVGQEEVLFQFEASEDNAVHFFPNKPIDVDNSPTVVAINVSPIEYGHVLLIPRIFECLPQRIDRQSFLLALYMATEVGNPYFRLGYNSLGAFATINHLHFQAYYLEMPFPIEKASSKKITTTNGGVEISNILNYPVRGFVFEGGKTMEELSNVVSDSCICLQENNIPHNVLIADCGKRIFLFPQCYAEKQALGEVSSELLDTQVNPAVWEISGHMVLKRKVDYEEASEENAWRLLAEVSLSEERLEEVKELIFEAICLNVEDEVVTPITPDESGAGPQSHEDVDGLKALQPAMVQAV